One Chryseobacterium wanjuense genomic region harbors:
- a CDS encoding aminotransferase class I/II-fold pyridoxal phosphate-dependent enzyme yields MGNIYGFNHYSFFTEMSELATRNNSFDLSLGLPDFDIDERLRDYLKESADLNTHNYEPLAGNPLLIENVIKFNLKRPNRIRLNENEVTIVPCATFALYTSLKSILNQGDEVIVIQPSYYTYGPSIVMNGGIPIYYDLDNDFAINWEKFQNCISEKTKAIIVNSPQNPTGKIWRQNDWNQLYELIKNQDIYLISEEIYDTYCYDGVEHYSSFLHPELKKKTFCIFSFGKMFHATGWKVSYLLTSEDLTAKFRCHQQYISYSASSPCQYAIAKYLEVFDPSVNQAEMQRKRNIFNELIKETPFIVEQKAEGAVFQVVNFRNISKTMTDVEFSRWLTVEKKVACLPLSAFYNSRQDSDYVRFSFAKKDELIFDALEYLRKNL; encoded by the coding sequence AAATGTCCGAATTGGCGACAAGAAACAACAGTTTTGATCTGTCTCTTGGTCTGCCCGATTTTGATATTGATGAACGTTTAAGGGATTATTTAAAAGAATCCGCAGACCTTAATACCCATAATTATGAGCCACTTGCAGGAAATCCTTTACTGATTGAAAATGTCATTAAGTTTAATCTGAAAAGGCCTAACCGCATCAGGCTTAATGAAAATGAAGTTACGATTGTTCCCTGTGCAACCTTTGCTTTATATACTTCTCTTAAATCTATTCTAAATCAGGGAGATGAAGTAATTGTTATTCAACCTTCGTATTATACGTATGGTCCTTCGATTGTAATGAATGGCGGAATTCCGATCTATTATGATCTTGATAATGATTTTGCGATAAATTGGGAAAAATTTCAAAATTGTATCTCAGAAAAAACCAAAGCCATTATTGTTAATTCGCCACAAAATCCTACCGGGAAAATCTGGCGGCAAAACGACTGGAACCAGTTGTATGAATTGATTAAAAATCAGGATATTTACCTTATTTCCGAGGAAATTTACGATACGTATTGTTACGATGGTGTTGAACATTACAGTTCTTTTCTTCATCCTGAACTGAAAAAGAAAACATTCTGTATTTTTTCTTTCGGGAAAATGTTTCATGCAACCGGCTGGAAAGTGAGTTATTTATTAACCTCCGAAGATTTAACGGCAAAATTCCGTTGCCATCAGCAATATATTTCTTACAGTGCAAGTTCTCCTTGTCAGTATGCGATTGCAAAGTATCTTGAGGTCTTTGATCCGTCTGTAAATCAGGCAGAAATGCAGAGAAAAAGGAATATTTTTAATGAATTAATTAAAGAAACTCCATTCATAGTTGAACAAAAAGCTGAAGGAGCTGTTTTTCAGGTCGTTAATTTCAGAAATATTTCAAAAACAATGACCGATGTAGAATTTTCAAGATGGCTGACTGTTGAAAAAAAAGTGGCTTGTCTTCCGCTTTCTGCATTTTATAATTCAAGGCAAGATTCTGATTATGTGCGGTTTAGTTTTGCTAAAAAAGATGAATTGATTTTTGATGCTTTGGAGTATTTGAGGAAGAATCTTTGA
- a CDS encoding sodium-translocating pyrophosphatase, protein MDLFVLVPIFGVVALLYTFLQSNWVTKQDAGDEKMKVISGHIADGAMAFLKAEYRILTYFVAIVAILLAVMGMSNANSHWAIGVAFVFGAIFSASAGFIGMKIATKANVRTAQAAKTSLSKALKVSFAGGSVMGMGVAGLAVLGLGGLYLIIKQIFAPHATVDSHEMERTIEILTGFSLGAESIALFARVGGGIYTKAADVGADLVGKVEAGIPEDDPRNPATIADNVGDNVGDVAGMGADLFGSYVATVLATMVLGRETVSEDSFGGFAPILLPMLIAGTGIIFSMIGTLFVRINDNEDSSTSSVQNALNLGNWGSIVITAIASYFLVTYLLPDKMVLRGQEFSKMGVFGAIMVGLVVGTLMSIITEYYTAMGKRPVSSIVRQSSTGHATNIIGGLSVGMESTLLPIIVLAGGIYGSYLCAGLYGVAIAAAGMMATTAMQLAIDAFGPIADNAGGIAEMSELPKEVREKTDILDAVGNTTAATGKGFAIASAALTALALFAAFVGIAGIDGIDIYRADVLAGLFVGGMIPFIFSSLAITAVGQAAMAMVEEVRRQFREIPGILEGKAQPEYEKCVAISTDASIKKMMLPGAIAIISPLLIGFIFGPEVLGGFLAGATVSGVLMGMFQNNAGGAWDNAKKSFEKGVDINGQTYYKGSEPHKASVTGDTVGDPFKDTSGPSMNILIKLMSIVSLVIAPTLAVLHKDKIEANRKAKIEALTGVAGVKSVEVTAGVVDLAPKEIKGHLNESGDFVYDTGTIQEVELKGGKKISIGEGSQLYQMYNLIKNKDQKVLDPNTWYTIENLYFQTGSSDLKPGSEVQLLNLVEILNTYPNLKVKLGGYTDNTGNEESNQKLSNLRAQTAKLKLLELGIAGDRVEAEGYGSQYPVCEANDTDECKAKNRRIDVRVLAL, encoded by the coding sequence ATGGACTTATTTGTGTTAGTACCAATCTTTGGTGTCGTTGCCTTACTTTACACCTTTCTTCAAAGTAACTGGGTGACGAAGCAGGATGCCGGGGATGAGAAAATGAAAGTTATCAGCGGACATATCGCTGACGGTGCCATGGCTTTTCTAAAGGCCGAGTACAGAATCTTAACCTATTTCGTAGCGATTGTAGCTATTCTTTTAGCCGTCATGGGAATGAGCAATGCCAATTCTCACTGGGCTATCGGGGTGGCTTTTGTTTTTGGAGCTATATTTTCGGCTTCGGCAGGTTTTATCGGAATGAAAATCGCTACAAAAGCTAATGTAAGAACCGCTCAGGCCGCAAAAACTTCACTTTCAAAAGCGCTTAAAGTTTCCTTTGCCGGAGGTTCGGTGATGGGAATGGGGGTTGCAGGTCTTGCCGTTTTAGGATTGGGAGGTTTATATTTAATTATCAAACAAATTTTCGCTCCGCATGCTACAGTAGACTCTCATGAAATGGAGAGAACGATCGAAATCTTAACAGGTTTCTCTTTAGGTGCAGAATCTATCGCACTTTTCGCAAGAGTAGGCGGCGGAATTTATACTAAAGCAGCCGATGTCGGAGCAGATTTGGTAGGAAAAGTAGAAGCCGGGATTCCGGAAGATGATCCTAGAAATCCGGCTACAATTGCTGATAACGTGGGAGATAACGTAGGAGACGTTGCCGGAATGGGAGCGGATTTATTCGGTTCATACGTAGCGACGGTTTTAGCAACAATGGTGTTGGGAAGAGAAACGGTTTCTGAAGATTCTTTTGGTGGTTTTGCGCCGATTTTGTTACCGATGCTAATTGCCGGAACAGGAATTATTTTTTCCATGATCGGGACTTTGTTTGTAAGAATTAATGACAATGAAGATTCTTCCACATCAAGCGTACAAAACGCACTGAACCTTGGAAACTGGGGAAGTATCGTCATTACAGCTATAGCTTCCTATTTTTTGGTAACATATCTTTTGCCGGACAAAATGGTTCTGAGAGGACAGGAATTCTCTAAAATGGGTGTTTTTGGGGCAATTATGGTAGGATTAGTTGTGGGCACTTTAATGAGTATCATCACAGAATATTATACAGCAATGGGTAAAAGACCGGTTTCAAGCATTGTAAGACAATCTTCGACAGGTCATGCAACCAATATTATCGGCGGACTTTCCGTTGGGATGGAATCGACATTACTTCCGATCATTGTTTTGGCAGGCGGAATTTATGGTTCTTATCTGTGTGCAGGTCTTTACGGAGTTGCGATCGCAGCGGCCGGAATGATGGCAACAACAGCAATGCAGTTGGCTATCGATGCATTCGGTCCGATTGCAGATAATGCCGGAGGTATTGCCGAAATGAGTGAATTACCGAAAGAAGTTCGTGAAAAAACCGATATTCTGGATGCGGTAGGAAATACCACAGCAGCTACAGGAAAAGGGTTTGCGATTGCTTCAGCGGCGTTGACGGCTTTGGCTTTATTCGCAGCGTTCGTAGGAATTGCAGGAATTGATGGTATTGATATTTACAGAGCGGATGTTTTGGCCGGATTATTTGTCGGCGGGATGATTCCGTTTATCTTTTCTTCATTGGCGATTACAGCGGTGGGACAGGCTGCAATGGCAATGGTAGAGGAAGTGCGCAGACAGTTCCGTGAGATTCCGGGAATATTGGAAGGAAAAGCTCAGCCGGAATATGAAAAATGTGTGGCGATCTCAACAGATGCTTCCATCAAAAAAATGATGCTTCCCGGAGCGATTGCTATTATTTCTCCTTTATTGATCGGATTTATTTTCGGCCCTGAAGTATTGGGCGGATTTTTAGCCGGTGCTACCGTAAGTGGGGTTTTAATGGGAATGTTCCAGAACAATGCAGGTGGAGCTTGGGATAATGCCAAAAAATCTTTTGAAAAGGGAGTAGATATTAACGGACAGACTTATTACAAAGGCTCTGAACCTCACAAAGCTTCGGTAACCGGAGATACAGTGGGAGATCCTTTCAAAGATACTTCGGGACCTTCGATGAATATTTTGATTAAATTAATGTCAATCGTTTCGCTGGTTATCGCACCGACTTTAGCCGTTTTACATAAAGATAAAATTGAGGCCAACAGAAAGGCAAAAATTGAAGCACTAACGGGCGTTGCGGGAGTTAAAAGTGTTGAAGTAACCGCCGGAGTGGTTGATTTAGCTCCAAAAGAAATCAAAGGTCATTTGAATGAAAGCGGAGACTTCGTTTACGATACAGGAACTATTCAGGAGGTGGAATTGAAAGGTGGAAAGAAAATATCGATCGGGGAAGGAAGCCAGTTGTATCAGATGTATAATTTGATTAAAAATAAAGATCAGAAAGTACTGGATCCGAACACCTGGTACACGATTGAGAATTTATATTTCCAAACAGGTTCAAGTGATCTGAAGCCGGGGTCTGAAGTACAATTATTAAATTTGGTTGAAATTTTAAATACTTATCCAAATTTAAAAGTAAAATTAGGAGGTTATACAGACAATACCGGAAATGAAGAAAGCAACCAAAAACTTTCTAATTTGAGGGCTCAGACTGCAAAACTAAAGTTACTGGAGCTGGGAATTGCCGGAGACAGGGTAGAAGCGGAAGGCTACGGCTCACAGTATCCTGTTTGTGAAGCCAATGATACGGATGAATGTAAAGCGAAAAACAGAAGAATTGACGTAAGGGTTCTAGCTCTTTAA
- a CDS encoding inorganic pyrophosphatase, whose product MIPNFKAHPWHGISAGEDAPNVVNVFVEIVPSDTIKYEVDKETGFLKVDRPQKFSNIIPALYGFVPRTYCDSAVMNLAIERGATDVTMGDHDPLDICVLSSHNIHAGGLLMEAIPIGGFKMIDGGEADDKIVAVMIGDHAFGHFRDIAELPEAEVKRLMHYFLTYKNLPDEPAKCRIQEVYGAEHAKHVIRASQQDYANKYGG is encoded by the coding sequence ATGATTCCAAATTTTAAAGCACATCCGTGGCATGGGATTTCTGCAGGGGAAGATGCGCCAAATGTTGTAAATGTTTTCGTGGAGATCGTTCCTTCAGATACTATTAAATACGAAGTAGATAAAGAAACCGGTTTTTTAAAGGTAGACAGACCTCAAAAATTTTCTAATATCATTCCTGCATTATATGGTTTTGTTCCAAGAACATACTGCGATTCTGCTGTGATGAATTTAGCTATTGAAAGAGGAGCAACAGACGTTACAATGGGAGATCATGACCCGCTTGATATCTGTGTTTTAAGTTCACACAATATTCATGCAGGAGGTTTGTTGATGGAAGCTATTCCTATCGGAGGTTTCAAAATGATCGACGGAGGTGAAGCAGATGATAAAATCGTTGCTGTAATGATCGGTGACCACGCTTTCGGACATTTCAGAGATATTGCAGAATTGCCTGAAGCGGAAGTGAAACGATTAATGCACTATTTCCTGACTTATAAAAACTTACCGGATGAGCCTGCAAAGTGCAGAATCCAGGAAGTTTACGGTGCTGAACATGCAAAACATGTAATCAGAGCATCTCAGCAGGACTACGCCAATAAATACGGAGGATAA